A region of Reichenbachiella carrageenanivorans DNA encodes the following proteins:
- a CDS encoding DUF1501 domain-containing protein produces the protein MLKSTHSRRQFLKQSSCITAGTLLLPSFLQAGLAPMTQDTRLVIVQLSGGNDGLNTIIPYQNTDLLRLRPNLLSSDRRLLKINDELAFNAGFSGFRDLYNQGDVCILNSVGYPNPNRSHFRSMDIWQSASPSDEYLSTGWIGRYLDQECGSEANIGAIEMSDVLSLALKGQKEKGTPLTNVGQFYQATKQVELDPTPHVHSPTADFLYKTAANTQNSAQYLYEKSKIYRSKHNYPNHKFGSDMKEISEMISSGVDAPIYYASLSGFDTHNNQLGRQERLLQMYSETMRIFADDLKSSDRWKNTLVLTFSEFGRRVTQNGSQGTDHGKANNLFLMGGGLKKQGLYNPLPNINQLDQGDLKHEIDFKQVYSTVLNDWLKTDARAIIKGDFKSLNFI, from the coding sequence ATGCTAAAGTCCACACACAGCCGAAGACAGTTTCTCAAGCAGTCGTCCTGCATTACTGCTGGCACATTACTATTGCCTTCTTTTTTGCAAGCTGGCTTAGCGCCAATGACTCAAGACACTCGTCTGGTCATCGTACAGCTTTCTGGCGGCAACGATGGTCTCAATACGATCATCCCATACCAAAATACAGATCTACTCCGACTGAGACCTAACCTCCTTTCGAGTGACCGTCGACTACTCAAGATCAACGATGAGTTGGCTTTCAACGCTGGTTTTTCAGGATTCAGAGATTTGTACAACCAAGGAGACGTCTGTATCCTCAACAGCGTGGGCTACCCCAACCCTAATCGGTCGCATTTCCGATCGATGGATATTTGGCAATCTGCCAGCCCATCGGACGAATACCTTTCTACAGGATGGATCGGTCGCTATCTCGACCAAGAATGTGGCTCAGAGGCCAATATAGGAGCCATCGAAATGAGCGACGTACTCAGCCTAGCACTCAAGGGACAAAAAGAAAAAGGGACACCCCTGACCAATGTGGGGCAGTTTTATCAAGCCACTAAACAGGTAGAGTTAGACCCAACACCCCATGTACACAGCCCTACGGCCGACTTTCTCTACAAGACCGCTGCCAACACCCAAAACAGCGCCCAGTACTTGTATGAGAAAAGTAAAATCTACCGCTCGAAACATAATTATCCCAATCACAAGTTTGGGTCAGACATGAAAGAGATCAGTGAAATGATTAGTTCTGGAGTAGACGCCCCTATTTACTACGCAAGCCTAAGCGGATTCGACACGCACAACAATCAGCTGGGTCGGCAAGAGCGGCTGCTTCAGATGTACAGCGAAACCATGAGAATTTTCGCCGATGACTTAAAAAGTTCAGACAGATGGAAAAACACATTGGTGCTTACCTTTTCGGAATTTGGCAGACGTGTCACCCAAAATGGGAGTCAGGGAACTGACCACGGCAAAGCCAATAATCTATTCCTCATGGGCGGAGGACTCAAAAAACAAGGGCTGTACAACCCACTCCCCAACATCAACCAGCTAGATCAAGGCGACCTCAAACATGAGATAGATTTCAAACAGGTCTATAGTACGGTACTCAACGACTGGCTCAAAACCGATGCAAGAGCCATCATCAAAGGAGATTTTAAATCATTGAATTTTATTTAA
- a CDS encoding RNA polymerase sigma factor: protein MQIQEMELVRLLRRKDEKGFEYLYTNYAGALYGVVSRIVIDRDIADELLQDAFLKIYNKIDSFDASKGKLFTWMLNLTRNLAIDKLRSKEMSQRRKSDNVGDSVYKLDRESTPSQEDHIGVRELLNQLDENQKQVMELVYFGGFTQAEAADELQLPLGTVKTRVRSALIYFRKTLDVR, encoded by the coding sequence TTGCAAATTCAGGAAATGGAATTGGTTCGTCTGCTTCGCCGCAAAGACGAAAAAGGCTTCGAGTACTTGTACACCAATTACGCTGGTGCCTTGTATGGTGTGGTGTCTAGGATCGTAATAGACCGAGACATTGCCGACGAACTCCTGCAAGATGCTTTCCTGAAGATTTACAATAAAATAGATTCATTCGATGCCTCGAAAGGAAAACTATTTACCTGGATGCTCAACCTGACACGAAATCTGGCCATCGACAAACTTCGATCTAAGGAAATGAGCCAGCGTAGAAAATCCGATAATGTAGGAGACTCCGTATATAAACTGGATCGTGAAAGCACCCCTTCACAAGAAGATCACATTGGGGTTCGTGAGTTGTTGAATCAATTGGATGAAAACCAAAAGCAAGTGATGGAATTAGTTTATTTCGGGGGATTTACACAAGCAGAGGCTGCAGATGAACTCCAGTTGCCACTAGGCACCGTGAAAACTCGCGTACGATCTGCACTCATTTATTTCAGAAAAACACTAGACGTCAGATGA